Genomic DNA from Accipiter gentilis chromosome 9, bAccGen1.1, whole genome shotgun sequence:
GGAAGGTGTCCAAGTCCAAAATCACGTTTCTTCACTGATCTGACTTTTCACCTTCAGGTCGGGAGGTAATTCTTATCATTTGTGTTCAGTCAGCCACTGACTGTGGTGAACGAGTTCATCGATGAACGATGAACCCCCTTCTCATGGGGCTTCAGGGGGTACCACGATGCTTCTCGTTTGGCTTTGTCGGACTCCTCAATTCATACTGGTACCTCCAGGATCTCCTAAACTGAACTAAATTACCTcaaaagcaaaactgtattttcatcaTATTGCTTTAACTCTTAATTTATACCAAACATATAAAAAATGTCTAAAACACTTATTTTAGCCACTTTCTTACATCatttgcaaaggaagaaaaatacaaactctTAAGAACGCAGCAAAATTATGAAATCCCAGCTCTGTGGCTGAGTCCTCCTCCTCACCGAGCGGCGAGGAACAAAGCTCTGCCTGCAGGACCTTAGAGGTTCTTCTGGGCTCCAGggcacagggaagggagaaggaaacagCAACATCGCATGCAGGAGAAATAAAGAATTGAAGGTATGACCCCAGAATAAAGAACAGAAGCAGCACTGAAGGTGTCCCGGTCTCAGAAAATGTCATTCCTTGTTAGCCGCAGCAGTTCATTAGAAGAGACAGTTTCCCATTTCAAGGAAGCTTAGAAAAGCAACAAAGGAAATTAGCGATGCAAAGTCCTCATCAAATGATCTACCTCACAGTGCTAGGTTCTCCCTTTTTCCAAAGGCAGTGCCTGCAGTAAAGCAACAGcaaatgagaaacagaagtgaAGATGTCACCATAAAATAACCAGTATCTTCCTCTTGGAAAGAGTAGTATCACTGAAAAGCCTGTGAACTTTGATACTGAAGTCATGCAAAGTGAGGGCATACCAGCGCTTAACGGCTAGACCCAACAGTGGGAAAATCCAGAGCCTGGGTGGAATACAGCAAGCATTATACGCATCCACATTTGAAGGAAGGCACTAAGCACACAGCAGAGTCAGGAATTGAAAATGGGTCTTCTGCGTCTCATCTAGTCTCTAACCACAAGATTGACCTTCCTTGGCACCCAGGGAAGAGAGAACAAGAAGAACATAAACACTTCAGATGGATAAAATGATGCGCTCAGCCCCACCGCCCTCAGACACCCTTTGAAGGTGCAATCATGAGGGGTGGATGCATTTTGCTCCAGCAGGCCATAACCTCAACTATTCAAGTCTGTCTTCAGAGACGAAGGGTCACTTCATGAAATATTGATGTCACCCAGGCGAAGAGCATCAAAAATATGTGCAAGTTCCTCAATGTGAGAGAGTTTTCTCATGCAGAGCATCTCTACTGCTCAGTGCTTGACTAAAACTGCAACACTAACAAAACTCCTACCACAAAGCACAGTTGTTTTTATTGAACCGTAAGGACTGAAGCCACCACATTTCAAATACTGACCCATCATTTATTCGTGTAAGAAAGGCTTTACAGAATTTTGCAATACAAAACTATCACTGCTATTCTTTAAATCTCCCATCACAACCTAATAGTTCCTTCTCCTGATTTCACAGATTCACAGGATTGGTTTTAtctagtgtttttattttttttcccagattttccaaaccactgaaaataaaccaaatgAAATGTGCATCATCTTGAAAAGTTTAACCAAAAACATTGTTAAACAAAAGCAGGCTGAAACTTACCGAGCCTACATCACCtggatttttcaaaaatactAACTTCAGTGGTTTCAAGGCAAGCCAATATGGAGCACATCCATAAACTTCAACCCAAATGTATACAAGAAATGTCAAAGTTTAATAGAGACAGCTCGCCAGAGGACATGTTTACTCACCAAACCGTTTTCTTGTCCACCAGTGTGGCTCTTTGATTGCTGAGAAGCGAACGTCAGGGTGCAGCCTGAGCCGGTCGTACAGGTCCGTCGTCCCACACTTGGGCTGGCCAATGATGTAGAAATGGGGGAGACAGCGCAGGCGGTAGTGTTTGTCCTTATAATGGTACAAGTGGTTCCAAAATACCTTCCTGAGGTAATCAAATATGGTTCGAAAGCGCTTTGAATACAGTGCATAGGAGTTTGTTGCATAAGGATCTGTGGTTGTGTTTCCTTTGTACTCTTCATACCAACAAGGATTCTTGCTATTTGGAAGGAATTTATTAGGAATTACCGAAAACATCTGCAACATAAAGAACAACAGTTTCAGTCAATGCAGCAAAAAATTGACAGTTATACTTTTCCAGCTTAGCACAGTAAGAGAACACAATAGACACACTATGTGGACATTTTTAACCcttatttttttaactacaaGGTTGACctaatttatttcttctgatgACACCAGAACCAAATCCTGTACAAACAGTTGGACTGGGAGAGGAGTACCTTTACAAATCCTTTAATTTTAAGGCCAGAAAGGACCTCAATAACTCCCCAGTTCCACTGCAACcccaggaattatttttttaaagtcaaacaCATAATACTCAAAGCAAATTAACTTCCAGTTTTTAACTCTGAAATACAAGGTTTGCAATGACCAGGTTTTCAAGAAGGCACACTGGTATTCAGTTATTAGAAAGGCtcttttattatttatcattTAAGGTAACTGGCAAATCTAAGTCAGAATGATTTTGCATGAGATGAGGTAAAAATTCAATGAGATTGTGCAGCTATCGGAAGACTGTCTgattttttgtttcagatgtcAAGACCGTTTATATAACCCATCTATTTTGCCCATGACTCAGAAGGACGTGATCTACAGTATCAACTTTTCAGCTGGTTTAAATCAGGAGGCACTAGATGGTGTAAATCACTGTATGAACTTCTGagcagttgcattttttttaatctcagtaaAAGATTGACCCAAAAGTCTTGAAATAAGCAAGTATACAGCAGTTTAAGACACACTTCAACTCATACTTACATGTGGCTCTTGTTTCCTCAGCTCTTCTAAATCAGGGCGCTGTCTTGTCATAAACTCTATCTTTGAAGTAATAGTGTCAATAATTAATTTAATGCTTGGATAATCCTTTACATATGAAATATTCATTTTAGAAGGCTGGTAATGGTCTTTCATGTCACTAAGGCTTTCATTGTCCATTAAGCTTGGATTGCTAGCAAAAGCTCCGTAATGGAAGGGAGACGGTATTAACAACAGGCCATGTTTGGCTCCAGTCAGTATGTAAGATGCCATCACTAGAGTCATTATAATCAACCCAAATATTAAGCTGCATAGCTTGCCCTTCCTTAAGCAGAAAAATCCATTCCAGCTTTCCCTGTGATCAGTCCTTACTTCCAAAACTGCAAGCAACTTCATCTGCTTGCTGTCGGTGTACAAAGggatcttattttctcctttgcaaACAGGACACTTCTGGTTATTATGATTAGGTCCACGGCATCTGAAACACTGTCTGTGCAAGTCATTTGGTAATAAATGTATGCAACAATTAATGCAATACCTCATATTACTACTGTTAAACTCCTGTATTAATGAGCCAAGCACAGCcataaaaatgtttctgaagca
This window encodes:
- the CHST15 gene encoding carbohydrate sulfotransferase 15, which produces MAVLGSLIQEFNSSNMRYCINCCIHLLPNDLHRQCFRCRGPNHNNQKCPVCKGENKIPLYTDSKQMKLLAVLEVRTDHRESWNGFFCLRKGKLCSLIFGLIIMTLVMASYILTGAKHGLLLIPSPFHYGAFASNPSLMDNESLSDMKDHYQPSKMNISYVKDYPSIKLIIDTITSKIEFMTRQRPDLEELRKQEPHMFSVIPNKFLPNSKNPCWYEEYKGNTTTDPYATNSYALYSKRFRTIFDYLRKVFWNHLYHYKDKHYRLRCLPHFYIIGQPKCGTTDLYDRLRLHPDVRFSAIKEPHWWTRKRFGIIRLRDGFHDRYPVEDYLDLFDLAAHQIQGVLQSEAAKERGKMNNIIIGEASASTMWDNNAWIFFYDNSTEGEPPFLIQDFIHAFQPNAKLIIMLRDPVERLYSDYLYFASANKSVEDFHEKVAESLQLFENCMLDYSLRACVYNNTLNNAMPVRLQVGLYVVYLLDWLTVFDKDQILVLRLEDHASNVKYTMHMVFQFLDLGPLSEKQEALITKSPASNTRRPEDRSLGPMLPTTKAILRDFYRPFNTKLAQVLFDDAFLWKRT